From Aegilops tauschii subsp. strangulata cultivar AL8/78 chromosome 5, Aet v6.0, whole genome shotgun sequence:
ggcggcgggcgcgcgggtGGACGTGCGCTTCGTCTTCTGCAACGTGACGGACCCGGTGGAGGCGGCGCTGGTGGCGCTGGAGATCATGCACCACGGCGACATCATCGTGCTCGACTGCGCCGAGAACATGAACGACGGCAAGACGTACGCCTACTTCTCGTCCGTGCCGCGGCTGTTCGCGGCCGCGCCCTACGACTACGTGATGAAGACCGACGACGACACGTACCTGCGGGTGGCGGCGCTGGTGGGGGAGCTCCGGCCGCGGCCGCGCGACGACGTCTACCTCGGCTACGGCTACAACATGAGCGGGGACCCGAAGCTGTTCATGCACGGCATGGGGTACGTGCTATCGTGGGACCTGGCGAGCTGGGTGTCGACGGCGGAGGAGATCCTGGCGCGGAACGACACGCTGGGGCCGGAGGACCTGATGCTGGGCAAGTGGCTCAACCTCGCCGGCAAGGGCCGGAACAGGTACGACCTCAAGCCGCGGATGTACGACCTCAGCTGGGACATGGACAACCTGCGGCCGGACAGCGTCGCCGTGCACATGCTCAAGGACAACCGCCGGTGGGCGACCACGCTCCGGTACTTCAACGTCACCGCCGGGATCAAGCCGTCCAAGTTGTACCACCTGCCGTGATCGGTTCTTCTGTTCTTTTCTTTCTTGGTTCGTGCGCCGTGTATTCGTCAACTCTGTGTATCTAAATTATTTTAGTTGAGAGATTTTGATCCAACATGCATATTGGCTGTGCGGGAGTACTACGAGGATGGGAAATGCACGTGCTGCCCGCTCGAAGCCGCCGGAGAAGGTGCGGAAGCATCTTGGCTCGGGGCATGCTTTTCGATGTTGCTCTCTTGCTGATGGTCGCATGGACCTTGCCGTTCGTGCATTTATTGATCGCGTCACGACGGTCCCCTTGGAGCGCGATTCTGGGATAAACTTTGTTAACCTGGTGTATATTGTAGTACTCGCTTTGTTAACCTGGTTATCTGATCGCGTCATGGTCTCGTTTTCCTTATTCAAGCTAATGATGTGGGATCCAGAAGGATCCAATGGTCAGGCACAAAACAAAATAGATAATGGGGGCGACTATCTGAGAATTAACAAATTCTCGGTCGATTTTACAGATTTGTTCGCACATACCAAAAAAAATTCTATCGTATTATAGAGAAAATGATCATCTAGTGCAAACACTACAATGTTTGTTTTTAAAGCATAGAAAAGGACAAATCTTTTGCAGATCACAACATCAGGCAGATGATGCTTGGCGTTGACTAAAATTTAAGTACTTTTTTTCTGAAAAAACACAACAATTTATTCAATCAAAATAATAAGTACATCGTTTATGATGAGGGGTACATTTTCACTCAAAGGCTCCTAAGCCAGTCAAAACTCAAAGAAAATTTAGCCAACTTAACAAGTTCATACCCCGCAAAAAAACTCAACAAGTTTATAAGCAACCGTAGTAGCTCAAAACTAGTAAGGCAGCATATCTCGTGAATCCGAGCTTATTGTGTATCCATGTATCCCTGTGATCTCAGCCATTAACACTAAATCATGCGCCTCCCGTGCAGCAACAGGAACATTTACAATTAGCCGCCCGCTTTTGGACCTAACAACCATTTATTTTGCAGCAAACCCCCCAAAAGTCTGTCCTCCACGATCCTCAACCGAGGTCCCCAAGTCGTTTCATGCTGCCCCAAATCCTCTGATCCTCTGCTGCCAAATCCCGCACGCCGTCGCTCCAAAACCTAAATCCCAACCCAAGCCCTCGTGCGATAGCAACCTTGGGCTGGACGGCTCCCATGAAGTCCGTTTGCGACGGCAACCAAGAAGGGACGACAACGGCGACCAGCGACAACAACGGATATCCGGCGGCCGTCTCAACGACGAAGCCATGGCGAATTGATGGTTCCGTGACGGTGACGACTCGTCTCAAATGCGGCGCCAACACCCCCGGATAGCCTCCTACAACCACGACAGTCCCGATGTTGTAGCATGACGTCTGTAGGAAGCTGTTTCTTGACTGTAGCAGATGTATTAGTGCGATGCTTAATGGCATGTCATGCTTAATTGCTTTGCTTATAGCCTGTAGCCTGTAGAGATGTAGGCATGCCGAAGATGTACTAGTGCAGTGCTTGTATCCTATATGAAGTCAGTTTGCTTATATCCTGAAGCTGTAGGCTGGAGTAACAGATTGTACTAGTGCAATTCTTGCTCACATAGTCATATTAGTGAAATTCCTGTCAGTTTGCTTGGCATTTGATGATTTGAAGAAAAAAGCCTTCGCTGCTACTGTGAAAAAATTCGGTGACTAGTTCAGTTATGCATTGAAAAAAATAGGTGACTTCATGTGGTCAAAACATGTAGTGATCAGCAACCTTTTTTGACTTAAAGGAAGTGGTCTGCAACATCATTGTCCGGTTTTGAGATCAATGCCATAAGCAAAAAGTCAGTTTGAAAGGTTCCCATGAAGTGACTAGATCCATTATGTGTTGAAACTTTCTGAGTTATTGTGGTTGAAGCAAATACTGTTCAGTAAAGCTTCTGAACTACAAGAAGTGGCTTGTGATGTGTTTGTTCAGTTTTGAGATCAAACATATAAGCGACGCGACACTATGAAAAGTTTATTGAACATTTGCCCTAGGTCTTGGTTGATCAAATATATTGACAAAATTGCATTGTTTGTCCTTGTACGATGCTAGTCTGAGGAAAAATattggtgcaacagcaagcatgGTCAACATTTGAAATCCTGAACTTCAGCTTCATATTTAACCATCTAACAGATATGAAGGGGCAATAAAATTGCATGTACTGCCACTATACAGCCTCTCAAGTTACATAGAAACCAGAAATGTCATCATGCTTCCATACTTGGTAGAAAAAGATTAAGTGGATACATATGTTCAATATTCTGTAACAATTTGACAAGCATCATAACTTGTCAGAAATCAACTAAACTTTAATTGGATATAACACAAATTCTGATCCATTATATGACTTCAGTATATCAAATTGCAAATAATATAACATAGATTAAATCATTATTTGCTTGGACAATTTTTCATATCAGGAAGCACCATTTGGTTGCACATCTTCCGCAATCAAGCTCCTTTTCCCTTGAATAGTTTTGCTTGGACAATTGCGACTATCATGAAACACCATTTGCTTGCATGTCTTGCACAAGCGTGCAACCTTTAACTTCGCTTCTTTGTCCTTCCTTTTCCTATCACCCTCCTTGATCTCCTTTCCACTCTTTATTCTTTTGCATCTCCCCACGGTACGAACATCAGTTGGTGGATGTATATGAACTTCTGTAGGAATATTACAACCAATAAAAGCCTCATATTCCTCTTGCCTAGTGTTCTGTGTGGCTgcagggaccatttggtctaaagGCGCCTCAATGCTCAACACACTTGATGTTAAGAAGTCCATGCCTTCATTTGAGTGCTTTGCCTTTTGAATCAGCTCTTCCATCTTATCACGTACAGTCGAAATCTTCTTTCTCGTGGCTGCATCTAGTGAATCTGTGGGCTTTTCTTCTAGTAGGTTCCCCTGTTCATCATAAACATTCTCCCTGAAAAGCAAAAAAGATATTGTTAGTCCTATGATTTTGAAATTACAATAAGAAATTGATTGACGTGCATTTTTTACCTCTTGCACCATTTCTGCCATCTTTTCATAATGTAGTAGTTGGGAAGCTCGTTTTGGTTCTCAATCCTCAACACTTGGATAATATGTCGACATGGAATACCGATTGACTCAAATAACTTGCACGGACAATTTGCTATCATGGTTGTAGTGTCATAGGAGACCTCCCTAACCTTATCAGATCGACCTCTCAGGGTCACCATTTTTAACCCCACACCTTGTGCAATACCCTGAACACAACAATTATCTCTAGCAGCAATAACTTGTAGCTGAAATTTCTCGAATACCTCATATGTGAATACCTCACTACCTTGTTTCTCCATTGTCCATGGCGTAAATAGTTGTGGGGTGGTATGCATGCTTCTATTGTCTGCCATTAATTCTTCCTCACATTGGCATTCTAAAGCTGTGTCGAACCTAAGCCAGAACTCAACAAAAGCAAGCCTACGATGAATGAAACGGTTGAAAAAATAATTTGCACTTTCTGACCTTGAAGTGGTTCGGAGCAAGCCCGCAAGAGATATATCCATAAAGTAGGCTGGTATCCATGTATCTCTAATGGTAAACCTCTTAGCTAACCACTCGTTATCCTCCAACCCAAAATCTGTAATGATGGAATTCCATTGTGATTCAAACTCACTTGCAGTTTCTGAACCCCAAACACATGAGTTCAACCTCGGCCAAAATTCAGAATCTTCTCTAATCAAAGGTCCAACTTTTTCAGGCACCTTTTCCATTATATGCCACATGCATAACCTATGCATAGTGGCTGGAAGAACTTTGTCAATACCATTCTTGATGCTAGCAGCTTCATCAGTTATGATGAGTCTAGGTGCTACCCCTCCCATTGCTTTTAGGAAGGTCTGAAATAACCAAATGTATGACTCATCCTTCTCATTTGATAAGAATCCAGCACCAAAAAGGACACTTTGTAAGTGATGATTAACCCCTGTAAATGGTGTAAATATCATGTTGTACTGATTAGTGGTGTATGTAGAATCGAAGGATATCACATCACCAAAGTGACTATAGTTCTTCCTACTTGTGGCATCCGCCCAGAACACACGCACCAGGTTCCCCTCATCATTCACCTCAAAATCATAGAAAAATGCTGAATTCACTTCCTGCTTTCTAGCTAATTGGGCCACAAACATTTGAGCATCTGCGTCTCTGATTTTATACCTGAGTCCGCGATAGTAATTTTGCAAGTCCCTCTTTGTGCACCCAGCATTCAGAATTCCACCCTTGCTAACTTGCAGGAGCCTGTATGCCTGGGAGGTTCCAATGCTTGCCTTATGACATGTGTATAAAGTATTCTTTGCCCTCTCACTAACTCTACGATTGGATCTGATCAAATGACGCTTATCAGGTGATACAAGACCATGAACATGATGCTCAATCCATGAGTCTATCTTGTAGGTGTTCTCCCCACAAAGTCTAACAAATATATGGGCATCACAACCGCATCGCGTGTCTGTCTGCTTACGTCTTTTCCTCAAGGGGTCATTAATCTCCTTAATATCTTTTGACTTGAATCCTTCTCTATTACACATGAAACGCTTAGTCCGGACCACCTTATTCTCAATCTTTTTCTGCTGTCCAATACGAACGCCAAAACCTGATTGATGTGCATATGCCTTGTAGAACTTCTCCACGGCCTCGAGTCCTTCAAATGTCATACCCACTTTAGGCTTCAAATGCTCATCACATTCAGGTGTAAAAGAAGAAGACTGCAATGTCAAGAATAAACGGAAATAAGTAACTTCATGCGTTCAGTATTTTTTGGCAAATGCATGCATAGTTTCAGTTGTTAGTGCAAACTGAACTTACAAAGAGAGGTATGGCTGTGTTCTTTTTGGGCGTACTAAATCCCCCCGGGCTCATATGCATTTGAATGTTATTGATTGGATCCATACTTCTGCACATGTAACTACACAATTAGCCTTTCAAAATACACTATGTATACACAAGGACTGAATTTGTCGGTTgttttacctcaaagttttgatGCCCGCGTGTCTCTGATTGCAAGGGGTACTTGCTACTTGTCCGTCTCTAGTCGCCGCTGCAGCATAATATTTCAGTTATACATGAGATGGATCAGATCGGGGAAGTACAAGCATGGGGCACTTGTTGGTGCTTGTCTGGTTCATGTTAAGTGTTAACATGGGAGTAGAGGAGCACGTAAAGGATTGGGATGCTACCTGCATGGGGGCGGCCGGGTGGGTGCCGGCGCACGTCAGGATCAAGTCGATCGAGATCAGAGGTACGTGCAgttcggtggcggcggcggcgcacgacGCATACAGAAGTTGGGGTGTTGTTGCAAAATTAAGTTGCTGCTTTTAGTCGGAGGGCGGGCGTGTAAGTGTAAAATTACCACAAACTCTGATAATTCGTACGATTAAGATCGTGGGGGTGAAAAGAAAAGGGATACACGGACACACAAATAGCTCGGATTCACGAGATATGTTGCCAACTAGTAATGAGAAAAATCACAAGCCAAAAACTGGCAATCGTCAAAAACAACCACTGCCGTACTCAACGAACGCCTTCTATTTTTCATGGTTTCAGTGACCTCCAAATTAACCAAATTAATAACAAGGCGGTTGCAACCCACCTTTTGAGCAATGAAAAAACCATATCTAAGTGCAAAAGATTTAGCCATCAGGAGTGATTCTCCATTTTCCTCCTGCAATGATTTGCCTTTATTGTCCCTCAAACTAGCATCAGCCGTGCCCCTGAGCATGTCAGGCATCCACATTAAGTTTTACAAAATCCTTTGGAGGTCGGATCCAACCCCCTATTTTCGTAGTAGCTTTtcacaatataacaatcacgtagTTTAACGTAAGAGTACGAAACCTTGTAGAAATCTTGTTAGCATCTTGAGTTTTTTCCTTATGGACCAATTTCCGCCTTTCCCACCACATGTACCAGGCGGTAATTACGATCATCTCAAGAGCATCCCGAAGACACAAAATAGACAACTCATGTTCGGGCATAGAAAGCAAAACTTGAAGGACAACCTCCTCGAAACAGGCTTTCGCCCCGTTTTATAAATAAAGCACCAACCGAACAAAGTACACGGCCGAACGATACAAGGTGGTGGAGTAACCCTCATACAATGTCGATCCCAAGATAACCGGATCACGCAGAACACGACTACGCTACCGACAAAGAACAaaggaagaagagtacaacgccGCGCTACACCATGTAACACCTAAGTTCCACAACAACGCCCTAAGGAGGGAGAATGGCGCGAAGCGTCACCGCTGCTGAGTCCAAACAGACATAGGTTTTCACCCAGAACCCTGGCACCGAGAGAAGCACTACAATGACGTCTTCGGGAAGAAAGCGGCACCCGCGGGCGTCGCCGTCGTCGGTGCCAAGCGCAGAGCTTTTGCTCAGTAATCCTCCATGCCACCATGAGGTCACTAGGACAAGCGCGACGTGTCCAGATCCCCAGGTCCAAACCGAGGCGTAGCCATTGCGAAAGACAGAGGCACACCCGAGCCACCCACCGCTACACTTCTCGCCATCCACATGGCCAAAAGGGAAGCCACCACCACCGAATGGAGCCCACCGGAGAGCCAACCATGCGGGCCGCCgtccggagccgccgccccggcatccaTGTCCGAGACACTGCTACCCGCCCACATCACGATGCATCAACCACAGAAGGAAGAGTAACAGGGGCCACCTTTCACTCATAGCCCGGCATCAGTCACAGAATCTGGGTCGATGCCTCCACAGTAGGAGGCATCCACACCCGCATCCCCGACCAATCCCGTGGACCGGAGGAGACACAATCCCATGACTACCGACGGCCGTCGGCGAGAAAGCTCACATGACGCCATGCCTATGGTCATCACACCGATCTGCCCCGACAAAGAAGCGATGTCCCAGACCACCACCAATGACCACCGCGCCCGCAAGGAACCGCGAGCACATCCCAGGCCAGGCCCGACACCTCCTACCCAAAGCAGTAGCTCTGATCCGCCCCGGGCCTCGAGCTGGCACACCCGAGCACGAACCCAAGATCTGCGCCGTCCCTGTCGCGCATGCGGCCGGCGTCGCACCACCAGCTCCCGCCGAGCTCCGCGCACCATAGGCACATCTCCGGGAGCAGGAGGCCACCACCACCACGCTACGCTGCCCGCACAGCCCCGGCTGTAGCACCGCTGAAGCCCACAAGGCACGCCCCGCCACCCTGCCCTTGCCAAGGCCCCAGACGAGCCCTAGCCAGCAGCAGGGCACCACCGCCACCGGCCCCTGCAGCCAAGAAGCAGAGAAGATCCACCGGCCAGAGCCGCCGCGGCCCGTGCCGTTCGCCGGCTGAATCGCCGCCGCTGCCCAGACGCGCTCCTCCGCCATGCGACCCTTCACGCCGCCACCACGTCCATGCCGGAGATGCTCGCTGGgacgccgccgcgccgcggcaCCCCGCGCCCTGGCACGAGGAGGTCGTCCCGCCTCACTCCACCACGAGAGGCTGAAaacaagcccccccccccccgccgccgctggTTGGGCTTTGCCCGGCCACGCCCTTTGGCAGCGGCGAgggtggaggagggagggggagggttGCTGGCGGCGGAGATTGGAGGCCCTTCCCGATGCCTCGCGGGTGGCGGCGGGGGAGGGGATAGGGTCGGGGGAGCTTCAACTCCTTGAAGGACAACCTCACCAACATGATCAAGTACACAAGTTCTTGTAATGGCTTCATCCAACCCCCATAGTTTTCAAACCTCCTTTGCTTTCTAGCATTGAAACAACATGTGGTTTGTATCTTATGATCCAAATGGACACAATGGACAACTGGGAGAAACTTTTATGTGTCTATTCGCCAATGTAACACGACATGTGAGAGTGCCATGCAAAGGGCGTCATATGATGATTTTTACCTTAGCAGGACAATATAGGTTCCAAATCTCACAATAAATTTAAGTACTTCTCAATCTGATGAGAATTAGCAAACAATACGCTAAAAATGTGTATTTATTGATCGATTCATGAATTTATTTATCGTATCATGACGGTCTCAGTGAAGCATGATTCAGGATAAAGGTTCTAGCGGATTACTCACTTTGATTTGATTTTATTTTCCCATAATAAGTTAGCACTAGTTAAAATATCATCCAACCTAATATAAAGTGGGGTTACTGTCTACCCATCTAGACCATGGGTCTTGGGCCATCCAAACCACTCTATTTCCTTGTTTATCTTTGGTGGTGATATCGAGGGCATCTAGTTGCTACTAGTCAAGAGTAGAATCTCCACAAGGGATCAAACTATTACTACCACAACTAATGTTGCTGAGGTATTCTCTCTTTGGAGGCG
This genomic window contains:
- the LOC109751399 gene encoding beta-1,3-galactosyltransferase pvg3, which encodes MTMMKAPTSTSYSYLILAPVAILLLIFLLSSLSRTGAGAGSDGLGVLCARRAGAGHSVSARAEAAEPELSLLVGILTMPKRRERRDIVRLAYALQPAAAGARVDVRFVFCNVTDPVEAALVALEIMHHGDIIVLDCAENMNDGKTYAYFSSVPRLFAAAPYDYVMKTDDDTYLRVAALVGELRPRPRDDVYLGYGYNMSGDPKLFMHGMGYVLSWDLASWVSTAEEILARNDTLGPEDLMLGKWLNLAGKGRNRYDLKPRMYDLSWDMDNLRPDSVAVHMLKDNRRWATTLRYFNVTAGIKPSKLYHLP
- the LOC141022849 gene encoding protein FAR1-RELATED SEQUENCE 5-like, which gives rise to MAEERVWAAAAIQPANGTGRGGSGRWIFSASWLQGPVAVVPCCWLGLVWGLGKGRVAGRALWASAVLQPGLCGQRSVVVVASCSRRCAYGARSSAGAGGATPAACATGTAQILVTYFRLFLTLQSSSFTPECDEHLKPKVGMTFEGLEAVEKFYKAYAHQSGFGVRIGQQKKIENKVVRTKRFMCNREGFKSKDIKEINDPLRKRRKQTDTRCGCDAHIFVRLCGENTYKIDSWIEHHVHGLVSPDKRHLIRSNRRVSERAKNTLYTCHKASIGTSQAYRLLQVSKGGILNAGCTKRDLQNYYRGLRYKIRDADAQMFVAQLARKQEVNSAFFYDFEVNDEGNLVRVFWADATSRKNYSHFGDVISFDSTYTTNQYNMIFTPFTGVNHHLQSVLFGAGFLSNEKDESYIWLFQTFLKAMGGVAPRLIITDEAASIKNGIDKVLPATMHRLCMWHIMEKVPEKVGPLIREDSEFWPRLNSCVWGSETASEFESQWNSIITDFGLEDNEWLAKRFTIRDTWIPAYFMDISLAGLLRTTSRSESANYFFNRFIHRRLAFVEFWLRFDTALECQCEEELMADNRSMHTTPQLFTPWTMEKQGSEVFTYEVFEKFQLQVIAARDNCCVQGIAQGVGLKMVTLRGRSDKVREVSYDTTTMIANCPCKLFESIGIPCRHIIQVLRIENQNELPNYYIMKRWQKWCKRENVYDEQGNLLEEKPTDSLDAATRKKISTVRDKMEELIQKAKHSNEGMDFLTSSVLSIEAPLDQMVPAATQNTRQEEYEAFIGCNIPTEVHIHPPTDVRTVGRCKRIKSGKEIKEGDRKRKDKEAKLKVARLCKTCKQMVFHDSRNCPSKTIQGKRSLIAEDVQPNGAS